The Falco rusticolus isolate bFalRus1 chromosome 14, bFalRus1.pri, whole genome shotgun sequence sequence ATGCAATTTCACTGCTTTTGGTCTGGCAAAATGGGGTCTTTTGCTCTGTTACATGCTATCTGTATAACCTGTAACAAGAGATGCTTCATCTGCCTTTAGGAAGGCACTTCTTTTTCTAGAGATGAGTTGGTTGTTTAAACTCTTGACTGGCTTGACCTTATTAGGTATTAAGATTTGAGATACTAAACTTGAAATGAGTAGTAATACGTTGATGAATTCTCCTGTGTGTTGTTTCTCTTTGGGTCGTCTTTCAGAGAgacacaggcagctctggatCCTGGCTTACCTATTTGTCAAGTGTTGCAGTCAAATGAGTTAAATTGTGCAGAACCTATTCCACCAGTTCACATAAATGATGTCAGCAAATCCAGTGAGATAGGAAATGTTGCTGTGGAACTCCATACTCCACAACCTAATGCTCCAGAAGACCCTGTGTCAGTGATTGACTCCATCTTGAATGAGAACAATTCTGGAAACCAAAACGATCCTGTGCTGGACAGGTAGTAACTTGTTTCTGGAAACTGTTATGCTGTCATCATCTCGTGGGACCCTGTCAAGGTTTTAGAGGATGCGTTCAGCAAAATATAGGGAATTAGCTTTTTTAATGGCATTGATGAACTGAATTTTCTGCCCCTTCATTAGTAAATCTTGAAAAAGACAAGTGTTAGCATCAAAAGTGGGGCAAGCTCATCTGTCACATCTCTGAGTGAGCATGCCAGACTTGGGATACATCAGTCTGAGGACTGGTGGGGTCAGTCTGTCACAGCAGCCCTTGTAATGCTAactgctggcactgccacgTGCTGCCAAGCCACAGATCCAGGGGAGTGACTTCAGGAGGACCCTGTGCACTGCTTTGTTTCTGAGAGCTGAATATGGATTTGTATCAGTGGTAGTGGCCCCTGAGCTTTATCAGTGCCGtcatttctgtggctgcagcatGAGCTGGATCAAGGAACAAAATTAAGTTCTTCCTCCTGATAGCTCTTCTGCTGTGGTTAACTTCAGGTGGGAAGTATGGAGATGATGTGTCACAGCACTTGGCGTAATCTGCAGGCCCTGTGGTACCTTACCTCGCTGGCATCGCAGCATGTGGGCGATGCCTTGGAACTGTCTGTTGCTCATAGCAGGGTGTTCCAGTATCAGAGGTGGCTTGCAGCACAGCGAGAAGCTCAGTACTGGTGCCACGCATGAAGCTTCCTTACAATTTAATTCACTGTCCCTTGCATCCTGCCCACCGTCCTTGAAAATGGTGTACAATTTGGCAACAATCTGATGTTTCAAAATCGGTAGTGTTCATTcagatttgaaatatttccagcCCTTTGCTTATCATTTATTGCCCCCAGGTGAAAGCCATCAGACCTTAGTTTAAACAGATACTGTTATATAGTCTGGGatctgaaaacattcaaaagatattaaaaagaaggaggaagcagGCATGGAAGGAGGAACTGCTTTTCGATATGATAGCTATTATTACACTTGTTGTTCAGATAGTCTTCCTTGTACCTGTCCTTCAAAGATTTGGACTGTGCTACAGGAATGAAGTTTCATTCATTTACATTAAGCTATTCTGTGTTGTTAGCAACCTGCTTTGTGGGGCAAAAGAAGGTCATGACTGCCAACTGTTTCTTACAGTACTATatgattttgtctttttagaGAAGAAATTCAGGATTTTCTTAATTGCATTGATGCCAGCCTTGAAGAGCTTCAAGCAATGTTATCTGGGAAGCAGTATAACTTTGGTTCTGAAGCTTTCAGTGATGTGAGTGTTTCcgcaatttttttctgatttctgaaaaatactgatgaGGTTGCATCGTGACATTTTACTGGTTTATTCCATGTTGTCAATGGGCAAAATGCGGGGAAATCCCGAAAAGCAAATCGTTATGGATGGAATGGTACGTAGTCATTCTAGATATCTAACAATGTACAAGGTAACATTGAGAGCCCTTTTCAGTTcataaagtatttctgttctaCATAACTcaagggtggggggaggaaaaaatttGATCCACTTCTTCTCAAGCCTTGTCACGTATCATCACATCCTGATTATGTGTTTGATTATGCATTATGACATGGaatgtgtggtgggttgaccttggctggatgccaggtgaCCACCAAGCAGTTCTATCACTCCCCTCAGCAGAatgaggaggagaaaataagatggggaaaaaaaccctgtgggtcaagataaaggcagtttaatgaagcaatagcaaaaagTTGCACACGTggaacaaaagatgttattctctacttccccTCAGCAGGCAATTTTCAGCCACTTTCCAAGCAGCAGAGCTTCAGTACCTGTAGCGGTTGCTCCAGAAGACGAACGTCGTAAATAACAAATACCCGCCGCTCCCTTGCTCCTCCattctcttagcttttatttctaagCAGATATcatgtggtatggaatgtccctttggtcacttttggtcagctgtcctggctatgccCACTCCCAGATCTTCCCCCCGCCAGCCTACTGGTGGGGGGGAAGATCGGAGAGACAGCccacagtgctgtgcagcactgctcagccaTGTAGCCAAAGCCCTGGTGTGTTCtcctttctagctaccaatacaagcacagcactgtgagggtGCTTTGGGGCTCAGCCATACCCAATACAGAATGAAACTGAGCCATATACCTGGCATCACTGGGAAATACGGTGTCCTTTTCTCCTGTGACCTCAGTTTACTGCCACTGGATGAAAGGATCTTGCTGTAGGCCTGTGGAGGAGCCTTCCCTGGGCTTGAGTGGATGGAGTGGTGTGCTGGATCCTGCTGTCCTTTCAGGAGCTCtcagaagttttgttttaaggGCCTTATTATATGACATATggtctgtttttattttcagacacTTAATCctgagctgccagccctggaTATGAACTTGATGGAAACTTCCTCTGGTATGGAAAATGTAAGAGTAAGATTTGCTTCTATGATAGGGAGTGTTAATACGATATTGAGAGCTGAGTTGTGACTGATGCAGTTTGAGGGGAGGGACTGGATTGATGGCACGGGGTGAAACTGCCATTTTATCTAGTCATGCTGacttaatgttttctgttatcACAGCTGGCATATATGACTTTAAGAGAGTTCTCAAGGTAACCTCAAGTCTTACGTTCCTAGCTGCAGTAATACACACTCAGTGGGCTGATTTAAACTGCCACTTCACTTTGAATAAtgtgttctttgctttctggaTAAAACCGAGAACATaaggaagagggaaacaaaCTAGTGTCTGTTTGACCAACTGTCTATGTTGAGGATTTCTTTTACTCCTGTTACTTCTGTACTTTCTGTTTAGAATGAGGAGGCTAGAAAATCTTGTCGTCTTTTGGTGTAAGCGTGTGAGAACAGCTTCTTGGCTTGTTTCTCCTAGCCTCAGGGATTCCCATGATGTCTTTCAGCCAAGTAATAACTAGGTCTGGGGTTACAGTTCAGATGAGATTGTGTGTCTTTAGTCTGTCTGAAGACCGAAGGAAAAgttctaaatgaaaaatgtaatgcaaTATACTGTATTTATTCCGAACACAGCTGTTTGAAATTTCCTCAGAGGACATACAAAAGTTCAGTGCAAATTTATTTCTCCTGGTCTGGTTCCTAAAATTGactcatgttttaaaaaagccttGCAAGTGTCATTTATTTTGTAGTCCTGAAATAATACTTCAACTAGGACTTCCCAGTCATAAGAGCTTAGACTACAACTGGGGTTAAATGCAGCTGTGTTCAAGCAGTGCTTGCAAAATTTAACACATGATTTCATCAATATAATTATTCCAACAAGACAGACTTTAATAAAAGCTTCTGGTTTGGGAGGTAAAATTGATATTTCCTAGTCAGAAGCTTGTTTGGCTTTAGTAAGTTAAGTTTGTATTTCACTGTGCCATCTtctgagagctgctgcttgctggccCTCATGTGCAACAGTGGGCTCATTGGTCAGCTGTTGcgtttctcttccctcctccttttacCTTTAATTTTGTTAACCAATCAGTGAAGACTTggattttgttgttattgttgttaaGCATTCTGTCTTATTCTCTGTCCGTTTTGCTTCAGATTGCAAACTTGGCAGAGAGCACCGAAGATCTGGGAGCAAGTGagagagaaacagcaggaagCAAAGGTGAGCAAGAAGGAACACTGAGAGCTGTGACGGCTCCAAACTCTtccaaaactgtgttttgaaatggaatttttGTAGCCTGTGTATGGTTTATCTCCTTCTTTGGTCTGGACTTAAAATTTTTGTGAAGGCTGGGATGTTTCTCTGATCTTGGTGAAGCTGTGCCTCAGTCTTAAGAGGCCCCATCCTATGCCCCACGTTGGTGTTAACCACTTCATTTCTGTTATACGTGACAGAGTGCCACAATAGGGAGCAGAATTGCAAACATCCGTGTGGAAGTATCTCTCCTATacgggctgcagcccccacacATGCAGTGCTACTCATTACTACTTCAGTGTTGCCATTGCACGCCATGTGTATTAGGGGCTTGGAGTGTGCTTCAGGTACTGATCTTAACCAACGCAGGAGCCTTCACTCCACTCTTGTAGCTGTGGAGGTAGTCTGTCAGAGCTCAGCTGTATGGTTTACTTTAGCAAACCAAGTTTTGAAGCAGCCTCTCCAGTTTTCCATGTCTTGAATAGAAGCCTTCACTTATGTGACACAGGAGCCTGGAGTTTaaactgtttgttttcccttagaTATGCAGCTGATACAGTACAGGGCCAATCCTCTGCTTTCATTATTTGAAGAAGTACCTTCAAGTGAAGCTGCGGGGAAGACAGAGGATCTGAaagacctgctgctgccctccctggaGGAGAAAACTGCTGTTCATTCTCCATCAGGTAGTGGAACTGTCTTGCCACTAGCAGCTCCAGTAAGCCAGGCTGAGCCTCTGGACACTCTGGGAATGGGTGATCCACCTCTCCTCTCAGAAGATGGGAATGGAGAATATAAACTGTTTCCACTCTTGCTCCTCAGTCCTGTTGCTAAC is a genomic window containing:
- the LOC119157338 gene encoding heat shock factor protein 3 isoform X2 — translated: MREGPALAGAPPVPGFLAKLWALVEDPQSDDVICWSRNGENFCILDEQKFAKELLPKYFKHNNISSFIRQLNMYGFRKVIALENGMITAEKSSVIEFQHPFFKQGKAHLLENIKRKILQFILSLMRGNYIVGVKRKRSLTDAAGASPSKYSRQYVRIPVESGQAMGFSEHNADDEDGNGTGLIIRDITDTLENATDGLLAVAHTSDRARETQAALDPGLPICQVLQSNELNCAEPIPPVHINDVSKSSEIGNVAVELHTPQPNAPEDPVSVIDSILNENNSGNQNDPVLDREEIQDFLNCIDASLEELQAMLSGKQYNFGSEAFSDTLNPELPALDMNLMETSSGMENIANLAESTEDLGASERETAGSKDMQLIQYRANPLLSLFEEVPSSEAAGKTEDLKDLLLPSLEEKTAVHSPSGSGTVLPLAAPVSQAEPLDTLGMGDPPLLSEDGNGEYKLFPLLLLSPVANFIEDASEIETS